One region of Pseudomonas sp. ABC1 genomic DNA includes:
- the ppsA gene encoding phosphoenolpyruvate synthase, producing MVEYVVSLDKLGNHDVEHVGGKNASLGEMISNLAGAGVSVPGGFATTAQAYRDFLEQSGLNDRIHAILDALDVDDVNALAKAGAQIRQWVMDAELPARLDADIRTAFAEMSGGNDNMAVAVRSSATAEDLPDASFAGQQETFLNIRGVDNVIRAAKEVFASLFNDRAIAYRVHQGFDHKLVALSAGVQRMVRSETGTAGVMFTLDTESGFRDVVFITGAYGLGETVVQGAVNPDEFYVHKHTLEAGRPAILRRNLGSKAIKMVYGEEAKAGKSVKTVEVDPAERARFCLSDEEVSNLARQALIIEKHYGRPMDIEWAKDGDDGQLYIVQARPETVKSRSNINVMERYLLKEKGTVLVEGRAIGQRIGSGPVKVIHSVAEMDQVQPGDVLVSDMTDPDWEPVMKRASAIVTNRGGRTCHAAIIARELGIPAVVGCGNATELLKDGQRVTVTCAEGDTGLIFEGELGFDIRQNSIDAMPELPFKIMMNVGNPDRAFDFAQLPNAGVGLARLEFIINRMIGVHPKALLNFAGLPAEVKSSVEKRIAGYDDPVNFYVEKLVEGVSTLAAAFWPKKVIVRLSDFKSNEYANLIGGKLYEPEEENPMLGFRGASRYISESFRDCFELECRAMKKVRDVMGLTNVELMVPFVRTLGEASQVVDLLAKYGLKRGENGLRVIMMCELPSNALLADEFLEFFDGFSIGSNDMTQLALGLDRDSGIIAHLFDERNPAVKKLLASAIQACNKAGKYIGICGQGPSDHPDLAKWLMEQGIESVSLNPDSVLDTWFFLADAQI from the coding sequence TTGGTAGAGTACGTAGTTTCCCTCGATAAGCTCGGCAACCACGATGTCGAGCACGTAGGGGGCAAGAACGCCTCGCTGGGCGAGATGATCAGCAACCTCGCCGGTGCCGGTGTTTCCGTACCGGGCGGTTTCGCCACCACGGCCCAGGCCTACCGTGACTTCCTCGAGCAGAGCGGTCTCAATGACCGTATCCATGCGATCCTGGACGCCCTGGATGTCGACGACGTCAATGCCCTGGCCAAGGCTGGCGCACAGATTCGCCAGTGGGTGATGGACGCCGAACTGCCGGCACGCCTCGATGCCGATATCCGCACCGCCTTCGCCGAGATGAGCGGCGGCAACGACAACATGGCGGTGGCCGTGCGCTCCTCGGCCACCGCCGAAGACCTGCCGGATGCTTCCTTCGCCGGCCAGCAGGAAACCTTCCTCAACATCCGTGGCGTGGACAACGTGATCCGCGCTGCCAAGGAAGTCTTCGCCTCGCTGTTCAACGACCGTGCCATCGCCTACCGCGTGCATCAGGGCTTCGACCACAAGCTGGTCGCCCTGTCCGCCGGTGTGCAGCGCATGGTGCGCTCCGAAACCGGTACCGCCGGGGTGATGTTCACCCTGGACACCGAGTCGGGCTTCCGTGACGTGGTGTTCATCACCGGTGCCTACGGTCTCGGCGAGACCGTGGTGCAGGGCGCGGTCAACCCTGACGAATTCTATGTGCACAAGCACACGCTGGAGGCCGGTCGCCCGGCGATCCTGCGCCGCAACCTGGGCAGCAAGGCGATCAAGATGGTCTATGGCGAAGAAGCCAAGGCCGGCAAGTCGGTCAAGACCGTCGAAGTCGATCCCGCCGAGCGTGCGCGTTTCTGCCTGAGCGACGAAGAAGTCAGCAACCTGGCCCGCCAGGCGCTGATCATCGAGAAACACTATGGCCGCCCGATGGACATCGAGTGGGCCAAGGACGGTGACGACGGCCAGCTCTATATCGTCCAGGCGCGTCCGGAAACCGTTAAGAGTCGTAGCAACATCAATGTGATGGAGCGCTACCTGCTCAAGGAAAAAGGCACCGTACTGGTGGAAGGCCGCGCCATCGGCCAGCGTATCGGTTCCGGCCCGGTCAAGGTGATCCACAGCGTCGCCGAGATGGACCAGGTGCAGCCAGGCGACGTACTCGTCTCCGACATGACCGACCCGGACTGGGAACCGGTGATGAAGCGCGCCAGCGCCATCGTCACCAACCGTGGCGGGCGTACCTGCCACGCGGCGATCATCGCCCGCGAGCTGGGCATCCCGGCAGTGGTCGGTTGCGGCAACGCCACCGAGCTGCTGAAGGACGGCCAGCGCGTCACCGTGACCTGCGCCGAGGGTGATACCGGCCTGATCTTCGAAGGCGAACTGGGCTTCGACATCCGTCAGAACTCCATCGACGCCATGCCTGAACTGCCGTTCAAGATCATGATGAACGTCGGCAACCCCGACCGTGCCTTCGACTTCGCGCAACTGCCCAACGCCGGTGTCGGCCTGGCGCGCCTGGAGTTCATCATCAACCGCATGATCGGCGTGCACCCCAAGGCGCTGCTGAACTTCGCCGGGCTGCCGGCCGAGGTCAAGAGCAGCGTCGAGAAGCGCATCGCCGGCTATGACGATCCGGTCAATTTCTACGTCGAGAAGCTGGTCGAGGGCGTCAGCACCCTGGCCGCCGCGTTCTGGCCGAAGAAGGTCATCGTGCGCCTGTCGGACTTCAAGTCCAACGAATACGCCAACCTGATCGGCGGCAAGCTCTACGAGCCGGAAGAAGAGAACCCGATGCTCGGCTTCCGTGGCGCCTCTCGCTACATCAGCGAATCCTTCCGCGATTGCTTCGAGCTGGAATGCCGGGCGATGAAGAAGGTCCGCGACGTCATGGGCCTGACCAACGTCGAGCTGATGGTGCCTTTCGTGCGCACCCTGGGCGAAGCCTCCCAGGTCGTCGACCTGCTGGCCAAGTACGGCCTCAAGCGTGGCGAGAACGGCCTGCGGGTCATCATGATGTGCGAGCTGCCGTCCAACGCGCTGCTGGCCGACGAGTTCCTCGAGTTCTTCGACGGTTTCTCCATCGGCTCCAACGACATGACCCAGCTGGCGCTGGGTCTGGACCGCGACTCCGGCATCATTGCCCACCTGTTCGACGAACGTAACCCGGCGGTGAAGAAGCTGCTGGCCAGCGCCATCCAGGCGTGCAACAAGGCCGGCAAGTACATCGGCATCTGTGGCCAGGGGCCTTCCGATCACCCGGACCTGGCCAAGTGGCTGATGGAGCAGGGCATCGAAAGTGTTTCGCTGAACCCCGACTCCGTGCTCGACACCTGGTTCTTCCTGGCTGACGCGCAGATCTGA
- the prpF gene encoding 2-methylaconitate cis-trans isomerase PrpF: MPHAAQVKIPATYIRGGTSKGVFFRLQDLPHSCQVPGAARDRLFQRVIGSPDPYAAHIDGMGGATSSTSKCVILSKSTQPEHDVDYLYGQVSIDKAFVDWSGNCGNLSTAAGAFAIHAGLVDPSRIPENGVCVVRIWQANIGKTIIAHVPVTAGQVQETGDFELDGVTFPAAEIVLEFLDPSDDGEEGGSMFPTGNLVDDLEVPGVGTFKATMITAGIPTVFVNAADIGYSGTELREAINGDPVALARFEKIRVAGALRMGLIKTPEEAATRQHTPKIAFVAPARDYIASSGKTIAAGDIDLLVRALSMGKLHHAMMGTAAVAIGTAAAIPGTLVNLAAGGGERSAVRFGHPSGSLRVGAEARQVDGEWAVTKAIMSRSARILMEGWVRVPGDAF; encoded by the coding sequence ATGCCCCACGCAGCTCAAGTCAAGATTCCCGCCACTTATATCCGTGGCGGCACCAGCAAGGGCGTGTTCTTCCGCCTGCAGGACCTGCCGCACAGCTGCCAGGTGCCTGGCGCAGCCCGTGACCGCCTGTTCCAGCGCGTCATCGGCAGCCCCGATCCGTACGCGGCGCATATCGACGGCATGGGTGGCGCCACCTCCAGCACCAGCAAGTGCGTGATTCTGTCGAAGAGCACCCAGCCGGAGCATGACGTCGACTACCTGTATGGCCAGGTTTCCATCGACAAGGCGTTCGTCGACTGGTCCGGCAATTGCGGCAACCTGTCCACGGCTGCCGGTGCCTTCGCCATCCACGCCGGGCTGGTCGATCCGTCACGCATTCCCGAGAACGGCGTGTGCGTGGTGCGTATCTGGCAGGCCAACATCGGCAAGACCATCATCGCCCATGTGCCCGTGACGGCGGGGCAGGTGCAGGAAACCGGTGATTTCGAGCTGGATGGCGTGACCTTCCCGGCAGCCGAGATCGTGCTGGAGTTCCTCGATCCGTCCGACGATGGCGAGGAGGGCGGCTCGATGTTCCCCACCGGCAACCTGGTCGACGACCTCGAGGTGCCGGGTGTCGGTACCTTCAAGGCGACCATGATCACCGCCGGCATTCCCACGGTGTTCGTCAATGCTGCCGACATCGGCTACAGCGGTACCGAACTGCGCGAAGCCATTAATGGCGACCCGGTGGCGCTGGCGCGTTTCGAGAAAATCCGCGTTGCCGGCGCGTTGCGCATGGGGCTGATCAAGACCCCCGAAGAAGCCGCGACCCGCCAGCACACGCCGAAGATCGCCTTCGTTGCGCCGGCCAGGGACTACATCGCCTCCAGCGGCAAGACCATCGCCGCCGGTGATATCGACCTGCTGGTGCGTGCCCTGTCCATGGGCAAGCTGCACCACGCCATGATGGGCACCGCTGCGGTGGCCATCGGCACGGCGGCCGCGATTCCCGGCACCCTGGTCAACCTGGCGGCAGGCGGCGGTGAGCGCAGCGCAGTCCGTTTCGGTCATCCCTCCGGCTCCCTGCGTGTCGGTGCCGAAGCCCGGCAGGTGGACGGCGAGTGGGCAGTGACCAAGGCCATCATGAGCCGCAGCGCCCGCATCCTGATGGAAGGCTGGGTGCGCGTGCCAGGGGATGCGTTCTAA
- a CDS encoding FecR domain-containing protein, with product MSRLETDISEQERDAIRAAAGWYARLSSGVPSPADEAEWALWHAADPLHQQAWQRIQAVREQVGRVPVRIARDTLRPRSTHPSRRELLGFAVLLGGAAWLGWRSDYRQAWQADYRSAVGERQTHRLADGSRLLLNTGTALDVHFDPQQRLLRLLRGEILVETAADTLQRPFLVDTPHGRVQALGTRFTVRTDEQGSEVIVLQSAVLVTPLQGSAQRVEAGQTGRFDDRGLAPVQRNAPGVAAWQQGSLVVVDRPLHEVLAELSRYRTGILRCDPAIADLNVSGAFPIDDTDLALAALESGLGLTVVRRTRYWVTLTQERG from the coding sequence ATGAGTCGCCTGGAGACGGATATCTCCGAGCAGGAGCGTGACGCCATCCGCGCCGCCGCAGGCTGGTATGCACGCCTGTCCTCGGGCGTGCCCAGCCCGGCGGACGAGGCCGAATGGGCACTCTGGCATGCCGCCGATCCGCTGCACCAGCAGGCCTGGCAGCGTATACAAGCGGTGCGTGAGCAGGTCGGGCGGGTGCCTGTCCGGATCGCACGTGACACCCTGCGCCCGCGCTCCACTCATCCATCGCGCCGCGAGCTGCTGGGGTTCGCCGTGCTGCTGGGCGGGGCGGCTTGGCTGGGTTGGCGCAGCGATTACCGGCAGGCCTGGCAGGCGGACTACCGCAGTGCCGTTGGGGAGCGGCAAACCCATCGACTGGCGGATGGCTCCCGTCTGCTGCTCAATACCGGTACGGCGCTGGACGTGCATTTCGATCCACAGCAGCGGCTGTTGCGACTGCTACGCGGTGAAATCCTGGTCGAGACCGCCGCCGATACCTTGCAGCGGCCCTTCCTGGTCGACACGCCCCATGGCCGGGTGCAGGCGCTGGGTACGCGCTTTACCGTCCGCACCGACGAGCAGGGCAGCGAAGTCATCGTCCTGCAGAGTGCGGTGCTGGTTACCCCACTCCAGGGCAGCGCACAGCGTGTGGAAGCCGGGCAGACCGGTCGTTTCGATGACCGGGGCCTGGCTCCTGTGCAGCGCAATGCGCCGGGTGTGGCGGCCTGGCAGCAGGGCAGTCTGGTGGTGGTCGACCGTCCGTTGCATGAGGTGCTGGCCGAGCTGTCGCGCTATCGCACCGGCATCCTGCGTTGCGATCCGGCCATCGCCGACCTGAACGTCTCCGGCGCTTTCCCCATCGATGACACCGACCTGGCGCTGGCGGCGCTGGAGAGTGGGCTTGGGTTGACGGTCGTCAGGCGCACGCGCTATTGGGTGACGCTGACCCAGGAGCGGGGGTAG
- the prpD gene encoding 2-methylcitrate dehydratase, with protein sequence MSSNVDLNNRPDYDQVIQDIADYVLDYEIVSREAWDTARNCLIDTLGCGLLALRFPECTKHLGPLVEGTQVPHGARVPGTSFRLDPVKAAWDIGAIVRWLDYNDTWLAAEWGHPSDNLGAILAITDHLSQKRVAQGEAPLTMRDVLEAMIKAHEIQGVFALENSFNRVGLDHVFLVKLASTAVSAKLLGANREQILSALSHAFADGQSLRTYRHAPNAGSRKSWAAGDASSRGLRLADIALRGEMGIPGVLTAPQWGFYDVSFSHTNKDLATKPQAQRQFSFPQPFGHYVMENVLFKISFPAEFHAQTAAEAAVILHPQVKDRLEEIEKIVITTHESAIRIISKVGPLANAADRDHCIQYMSVVPLIFGNLVAEHYEDDFHAGNPLIDHLRDKIEIVEDPRYTREYLEDDKRSIANAIQVFFTDGSSTEKVAVEYPIGHRRRRVEGIPLLEEKFKANLATRFAPQRCTAIFELARDQARLEATPVHKFVDLLVI encoded by the coding sequence ATGAGTTCCAATGTCGACCTTAACAATCGCCCCGACTACGATCAGGTGATTCAGGACATCGCCGATTACGTTCTCGACTACGAGATCGTCTCCCGCGAAGCCTGGGACACCGCGCGCAACTGCCTGATCGATACCCTCGGTTGCGGCCTGCTCGCCCTGCGTTTCCCGGAGTGCACCAAGCATCTCGGGCCGCTGGTCGAGGGCACGCAGGTGCCCCATGGGGCCAGGGTGCCGGGCACCAGTTTCCGTCTCGACCCGGTCAAGGCAGCCTGGGATATCGGCGCCATCGTGCGCTGGCTGGACTACAACGACACCTGGCTGGCCGCTGAGTGGGGCCATCCCTCCGATAACCTCGGGGCCATTCTGGCCATCACCGATCACCTGTCGCAGAAGCGCGTGGCCCAGGGCGAAGCGCCGCTGACGATGCGCGACGTACTCGAAGCGATGATCAAGGCCCACGAGATCCAGGGTGTGTTCGCCCTGGAGAACTCGTTCAACCGCGTCGGGCTCGACCATGTATTCCTGGTCAAGCTGGCATCCACGGCGGTCAGTGCCAAGCTGCTGGGGGCGAACCGCGAACAGATACTGTCGGCGCTGTCGCATGCCTTCGCCGATGGTCAGTCGCTGCGTACCTACCGCCATGCGCCGAACGCCGGGTCGCGCAAGTCCTGGGCGGCGGGCGATGCCTCCAGCCGTGGCTTGCGCCTGGCGGATATCGCCCTGCGCGGCGAAATGGGCATTCCGGGTGTGCTGACGGCGCCGCAGTGGGGCTTCTACGACGTGTCCTTCAGCCACACCAACAAGGACCTGGCGACCAAGCCGCAGGCCCAGCGCCAGTTCAGCTTCCCGCAGCCGTTCGGCCACTATGTGATGGAGAACGTGCTGTTCAAGATCAGCTTCCCCGCCGAATTCCATGCACAGACCGCTGCGGAGGCCGCTGTCATCCTGCACCCGCAGGTCAAGGATCGGCTGGAAGAGATCGAGAAGATCGTCATCACCACCCATGAATCGGCGATCCGCATCATTTCCAAGGTGGGACCGCTGGCCAATGCCGCCGACCGCGACCATTGCATCCAGTACATGAGCGTGGTGCCGCTGATCTTCGGCAACCTGGTGGCCGAGCACTATGAGGATGACTTCCATGCTGGCAACCCGTTGATCGACCACCTGCGGGACAAGATCGAAATCGTCGAAGACCCGCGCTACACCCGGGAATACCTGGAAGACGACAAACGTTCGATCGCCAATGCCATCCAGGTGTTCTTCACCGATGGCAGCAGCACCGAGAAGGTCGCGGTGGAATACCCCATCGGTCATCGTCGCCGCCGGGTCGAAGGGATTCCGCTGCTGGAGGAGAAGTTCAAGGCGAACCTGGCGACACGCTTCGCGCCGCAGCGCTGCACGGCGATTTTCGAATTGGCCAGGGATCAGGCGCGGCTGGAGGCCACGCCGGTGCATAAATTCGTCGATCTGCTGGTGATCTGA
- the acnD gene encoding Fe/S-dependent 2-methylisocitrate dehydratase AcnD, whose product MNAANRKTLPGTSLDYFDARAAVDAIQPGAYATLPYTSRVLAENLVRRCDPATLTDSLKQLIERRRDLDFPWYPARVVCHDILGQTALVDLAGLRDAIAEKGGDPAKVNPVVPTQLIVDHSLAVEHGGFEKDAFEKNRAIEDRRNEDRFHFIEWTKTAFKNVDVIPAGNGIMHQINLEKMSPVIQARDGVAFPDTCVGTDSHTPHVDALGVIAIGVGGLEAETVMLGRASMMRLPDIVGVELTGKRQPGITATDIVLALTEFLRKERVVGAYVEFFGEGADSLSIGDRATISNMCPEYGATASMFYIDQQTIDYLKLTGREPEQVALVENYAKTTGLWADALKTAEYERVLTFDLSSVVRNMAGPSNPHRRLPTSALHERGIADEAKLEAARAEEAQGLMPDGAVIIAAITSCTNTSNPRNVVAAGLLAKKANALGLVRKPWVKTSFAPGSKVAKLYLEEAGLLSELEALGFGIVAYACTTCNGMSGALDPVIQQEIIDRDLYATAVLSGNRNFDGRIHPYAKQAFLASPPLVVAYAIAGTVRFDIEQDVLGHDAQGNPITLKDLWPSDEEIDAIVAASVKPEQFKQIYIPMFDLGTIEEAESPLYDWRPQSTYIRRPPYWEGALAGERTLKGMLPLAVLPDNITTDHLSPSNAILMDSAAGEYLHKMGLPEEDFNSYATHRGDHLTAQRATFANPKLFNEMVLNEDGSVKQGSLARVEPEGQVMRMWEAIETYMNRKQPLIIVAGADYGQGSSRDWAAKGVRLAGVEAIAAEGFERIHRTNLIGMGVLPLEFKPGTTRKTLGLDGTETYDVVGERKPRTDLTLVIRRRNGETLEVPMTCRLDTAEEVSVYEAGGVLQRFAQDFLEGKA is encoded by the coding sequence ATGAACGCCGCAAACCGCAAGACCCTACCTGGAACCTCCCTGGACTATTTCGATGCCCGCGCCGCGGTCGATGCGATCCAGCCGGGCGCTTATGCCACGCTGCCGTACACCTCGCGCGTACTGGCGGAAAACCTGGTGCGCCGCTGCGATCCGGCGACCCTGACAGACTCGCTCAAGCAGTTGATCGAGCGTCGACGTGACCTGGACTTTCCGTGGTATCCGGCTCGCGTGGTCTGCCACGACATCCTTGGGCAGACCGCGCTGGTCGACCTGGCCGGCCTGCGCGACGCCATCGCGGAGAAGGGCGGTGACCCGGCCAAGGTCAACCCGGTGGTGCCGACCCAACTGATCGTCGACCACTCGCTGGCCGTCGAGCATGGTGGCTTCGAGAAGGATGCCTTCGAGAAGAACCGCGCCATCGAAGACCGCCGCAACGAAGACCGCTTCCACTTCATCGAGTGGACCAAGACCGCATTCAAGAACGTCGACGTGATCCCTGCCGGCAACGGCATCATGCACCAGATCAACCTGGAGAAAATGTCGCCGGTGATCCAGGCGCGCGATGGCGTGGCCTTTCCGGACACCTGCGTCGGCACCGACAGCCACACGCCGCACGTCGATGCGCTGGGCGTGATCGCCATCGGCGTTGGCGGCCTGGAGGCCGAGACGGTGATGCTGGGCCGTGCCTCGATGATGCGCCTGCCGGATATCGTCGGTGTCGAGCTGACCGGCAAGCGCCAGCCAGGCATCACCGCCACCGATATCGTGCTGGCGCTGACCGAATTCCTGCGCAAGGAGCGGGTGGTCGGTGCCTACGTCGAGTTCTTCGGCGAAGGGGCGGACAGCCTGTCCATCGGCGACCGCGCCACCATTTCCAACATGTGCCCCGAGTATGGCGCCACTGCCTCGATGTTCTACATCGACCAGCAGACCATCGACTACCTGAAGCTGACCGGCCGCGAGCCGGAACAGGTCGCGCTGGTCGAGAACTACGCCAAGACCACCGGCCTGTGGGCCGATGCGCTGAAAACCGCCGAGTACGAGCGGGTGCTGACGTTCGACCTGTCCAGTGTCGTGCGCAACATGGCCGGCCCGTCCAACCCGCACCGTCGCCTGCCGACCTCCGCCCTGCACGAGCGCGGCATCGCCGACGAGGCCAAGCTGGAGGCCGCCAGGGCCGAAGAAGCCCAGGGGCTGATGCCCGATGGCGCGGTGATCATCGCCGCCATCACCAGTTGCACCAACACCTCCAACCCGCGCAACGTGGTCGCCGCCGGCCTACTGGCGAAAAAGGCCAACGCGCTGGGACTGGTGCGCAAGCCGTGGGTCAAGACTTCCTTCGCGCCGGGCTCCAAGGTCGCCAAGCTGTACCTGGAAGAGGCGGGCCTGCTGTCGGAGCTGGAAGCGCTGGGCTTCGGCATCGTCGCCTATGCCTGCACCACCTGTAACGGTATGTCCGGCGCGCTGGACCCGGTCATCCAGCAGGAAATCATCGACCGTGACCTGTATGCCACGGCGGTGCTGTCCGGCAACCGCAACTTCGACGGTCGCATCCACCCGTACGCCAAACAGGCTTTCCTGGCGTCGCCGCCGCTGGTGGTGGCCTATGCCATCGCCGGGACCGTGCGCTTCGACATCGAGCAGGACGTGCTGGGCCATGATGCTCAGGGCAACCCGATCACCCTGAAGGACCTGTGGCCGAGCGACGAGGAAATCGACGCCATCGTCGCCGCCAGCGTCAAGCCCGAGCAGTTCAAGCAGATCTATATCCCGATGTTCGACCTCGGCACCATCGAGGAAGCGGAAAGCCCGCTGTACGACTGGCGCCCGCAATCCACCTACATCCGTCGTCCGCCTTACTGGGAGGGCGCGCTGGCCGGCGAGCGCACGCTCAAGGGCATGCTGCCGCTGGCGGTGTTGCCGGACAACATCACCACCGATCACCTGTCGCCGTCCAACGCGATCCTGATGGACAGCGCCGCCGGTGAGTACCTGCACAAGATGGGTCTGCCGGAAGAGGACTTCAACTCCTACGCGACCCACCGTGGCGACCACCTGACCGCGCAGCGCGCCACCTTCGCCAACCCGAAACTGTTCAACGAAATGGTGTTGAACGAGGACGGCAGCGTGAAGCAGGGCTCGCTGGCTCGCGTCGAGCCGGAAGGCCAGGTCATGCGCATGTGGGAAGCCATCGAAACCTACATGAACCGCAAGCAGCCGCTGATCATCGTCGCCGGTGCCGACTACGGCCAGGGCTCGTCCCGCGACTGGGCCGCCAAGGGCGTGCGCCTGGCCGGTGTGGAAGCGATCGCCGCCGAGGGCTTCGAGCGTATCCACCGTACCAACCTGATTGGCATGGGCGTGTTGCCGCTGGAGTTCAAACCGGGCACCACGCGCAAGACCCTGGGCCTGGACGGCACCGAGACCTACGACGTGGTCGGCGAGCGCAAGCCGCGTACCGACCTGACCCTGGTCATCCGTCGTCGTAACGGTGAAACCCTGGAAGTGCCGATGACCTGCCGTCTGGACACCGCCGAGGAAGTTTCGGTCTACGAGGCCGGTGGCGTGCTGCAACGCTTCGCCCAGGACTTCCTCGAAGGCAAGGCCTGA
- a CDS encoding pyruvate, water dikinase regulatory protein, giving the protein MKRTAFFISDGTGITAETLGQSLLAQFENISFIKLTRPYIDTAEKARAMVQQINAAAEKDGVRPIIFDTLVNQEIRDILAESDGFMIDIFSSFLAPLESELSSRSSYSVGKSHSIAHNTSYMERIDAVNFALDNDDGARTRHYDKADLILVGVSRCGKTPSCLYMAMQYGIRAANYPLTEEDMERLQLPATLKQYRDKLFGLTIDPDRLAAIRNERKPNSRYSSFAQCEFEVREVESLFRRENIPYLNSTHFSVEEISAKILVEKGVERRLK; this is encoded by the coding sequence ATGAAACGAACCGCCTTTTTCATCTCCGACGGCACCGGCATCACTGCCGAAACCCTAGGCCAGAGCCTGCTCGCGCAATTCGAGAACATCAGCTTCATCAAGCTGACGCGCCCCTACATCGATACTGCGGAAAAAGCGCGGGCAATGGTACAGCAAATCAACGCGGCAGCGGAAAAGGACGGTGTCCGTCCGATCATTTTCGATACGCTGGTGAACCAGGAAATCCGCGATATCCTCGCCGAATCCGACGGTTTCATGATCGATATTTTCTCGTCCTTCCTCGCTCCGCTGGAAAGCGAGCTGAGCTCGCGCTCCTCCTATTCCGTGGGCAAATCCCACTCCATCGCCCACAACACCAGCTACATGGAGCGGATCGACGCGGTCAACTTCGCCCTCGACAACGACGACGGCGCGCGCACGCGACATTATGACAAGGCCGACCTGATCCTGGTCGGTGTATCCAGGTGCGGCAAAACGCCCTCCTGCCTGTACATGGCCATGCAATACGGCATCCGTGCCGCCAACTACCCTCTGACCGAAGAGGACATGGAGCGCCTGCAACTGCCGGCGACCCTCAAGCAATACCGCGACAAACTGTTCGGCCTGACCATCGACCCCGATCGCCTGGCCGCCATCCGCAACGAGCGCAAGCCCAACAGCCGCTACTCGAGCTTCGCCCAGTGCGAGTTCGAGGTCCGCGAAGTGGAAAGCCTGTTCCGCCGCGAAAACATTCCGTACCTCAACTCCACGCATTTCTCGGTGGAAGAGATTTCCGCCAAGATCCTCGTCGAGAAAGGCGTCGAGCGCCGTCTCAAATAA
- a CDS encoding sigma-70 family RNA polymerase sigma factor translates to MPSDDPALHSAVTSLYTEHHRWLRGWLRKRLGSVSDADDVSQDTFLRIIRKRNALDIREPRHYLSVVAKGIMLDLFRRRTLEQSYLDVLASLPEEQVPSLEEQALLFEALVEIDHMLQGLGPKVRQVFILSQVEGLTYARIAEELGISLRTVNNHMAKAMEHCCLMQLGL, encoded by the coding sequence ATGCCGTCGGATGATCCAGCCCTGCACAGTGCCGTCACCAGTCTCTACACCGAGCACCACCGTTGGCTGCGAGGCTGGCTGCGCAAGCGGCTGGGCAGCGTCAGCGATGCCGACGACGTTTCCCAGGACACCTTCCTGCGCATCATCCGCAAGCGCAACGCGCTGGATATCCGCGAGCCCAGGCATTACCTGTCGGTGGTGGCCAAGGGCATCATGCTCGACCTGTTCCGCCGGCGCACGCTGGAGCAGAGCTACCTTGACGTGCTCGCCAGCCTGCCCGAAGAGCAGGTGCCCTCGCTGGAGGAGCAGGCGCTGCTGTTCGAGGCGCTGGTTGAGATCGACCACATGTTGCAAGGGTTGGGGCCGAAGGTCCGCCAGGTGTTCATCCTCTCTCAGGTCGAAGGCCTGACCTATGCGCGCATTGCCGAAGAACTGGGGATTTCCCTGCGCACGGTGAACAACCACATGGCCAAGGCCATGGAGCACTGCTGTCTGATGCAGCTGGGTCTATGA